From Brassica napus cultivar Da-Ae unplaced genomic scaffold, Da-Ae ScsIHWf_2881;HRSCAF=3665, whole genome shotgun sequence:
AGTATAAATTTGATGCAGAAGGAAATCTAAAGCATCACAAATTACGCTTAGTAGCTAATGGGAAAACACAAGAAGAAGGAGTTGACTACGATGAGACTTTCAGCCCAGTAGTAAAGCCTGCGACCATTCGCGCCGTCCTCGACATAGCTCTCAACAACAAATGGGATATCAGACAGCTAGACGTAAAGAATGCTTTTCTACATGGCCGCATCACCGAAGACATATACATGCACCAGCCACCAGGATTTGTCAGCAAGGAGCATCCACACTATGTCTGTAAGCTAGAAAAGGCGTTGTATGGCCTAAAACAAGCCCCACGGGCTTGGAACGCACGCATCAGTCAATCTCTCGCTAACCTTGGCTTTGTCACCACTAAATCCGACGCCTCGCTATTCGTATATAGTGGCAAGGGTGAACTTGCTTATCTTTTactgtatgttgatgatataatCTTGACAGGCAGCAGCAAGGCTCTCCTTGACAGAAGCCTCAAGAAGGAGTTCCCTATGACAGACATGGGACGTCTATCTTACTTCTTAGGTGTCAAGGTTGAGTACAACGATCAAGGCATGTTCCTATCTCAACGCCACTATGCAAAGGACATCATCGATCGTGCCGGCATGTCTGACTGTAAGCCCCTCTCCACACCCTCAGACGTTAACAAAAAGCTTGCTGCAGACGAAGGTCCTCGCATCCCCGACCCTACTCAATACAGAAGCCTAGCGGGCGCACTGCAATACCTCACCTTCACTAGGCCGGACATTGCCTATGCAGTTCAACAAGTGTGTCTCTTTATGCATGACCCAAGACAGATTCATCTCAATGCCCTTAAGCGCATCATACGCTACATTCAAGGAACCATAGGCCATGGACTTCAGATGTATAGATCGCACAAGAGGACATTGACAGCTTATTCGGATGCAGACTGGACTGGGTGTCCAGACACAAGAAGATCGATTTCAGGATACTGCGTTTATTTAGGAGAAAATCTCATCTCCTGGTCATCAAAAAGACAACCCACCGTATCGCGCTCGAGTGCAGAAGCGGAATACCGTGGAGTAGCTAATACAGTCGCTGATACTTGCTGGATACGCAACTTATTACTTGAACTCCACCAGCCGATAACTCGTGCCACACTGGTCTTCTGCGACAATGTTAGCTCTGTCTACTTGTGCTCCAACCCAGTAAAGCATCAGCGTACGAAACATGTGGAACTGGACATTCACTTTGTCAGAGACAGGGTCGCATTGGGCGAAGTCAAAGTCCTGCACGTTCCGTCTGCTCATCAATATGCTGACATATTTACAAAGGGCCTACCATCATCGTTGTTCACAGCCTTTCGCAACAGTTTAACCGTCAAGACATTCGACGCTTCAACTGAGAGAGGGTGAAAAAATATTCTCAGATATTCTGTTTAGTTTGTAAATCTCCTGTAATATAGGAAGATCATACTCTCCTCTAACAAACTTGATTATATATGTAACTCTCACAACGATGAATAAATCAAGCAAGTCTTTAGACTACTTTCACTGGCAGCGTCCATActcacttcggtctctagtTTGGACCACTTCAGTAGAGTCAGGATACTCGGTTAGCAAAAAGAAACAGGCCCATAGAGCCCAATGTACATTCCTATAACCATGacataatatctaaaatgtagaagaagaagcttccGCCCCAAACACACGAATTGTTTCTGTAGTGGAAGAAAACCGGTGAGAGATTCCATTCGATTCGATTCGATTCGATTCAGTTGCGGCGGAAGTAATGGCGAACATAGAATCCGAAGCAATCGATTTCGAGCCAGAGGAGGATGACCTCATGGACGAAGATGCTGGAGCAGCTGACGTTTCCCCACGCGCCGCTGCGCATCCGAGGCTTAGGTCAGCTATCGCCGGAGCCAACGGCGATTCGCCGGATAGGAAGACCAAAGGCCGCGGCTTTCGCGAGGAGAGAGACTCCGATCGCCACCGCCGCCTTTCCTCGCGCGATTTCGACTCCCTAGGTTCCGACGGCGGTCCTGGCCCCCAGCGATGTAACTTCTCTCTCAATCTTTTACTCTTTTGTAGTCTATAATGCGAGTttgcttgattgattgatttgttATAGGGTTTCGATTTGACCTAGAAACTTTGTTTATTAGATTGGTTTGGACTTAAACGTAGCTTGTGCAAGCAAGAACAAGTGTAAACTATGTTGCTTGTTGGTGGTGATATTGGTTTGGAACTGTTGTGTAGCTATTGAGGGCTGGATTATTTTGGTCACCGGAGTTCATGAGGAGGCACAAGAGGATGATCTATCGAATGCTTTTGGTGATTTTGGGGAGATTAAGAGTTTGCATCTCAATCTCGATCGCCGTACTGGTTTTGTCAAGGTATGTTGTTTGCTCCTTTTGTTCCTAGTAGTGGCTCCTGATGCTAGTTTAATAGCCTTTTTGCTTTGCTCTATTCTGATGATATTCTGTAGAGTGCAGTGTTTTGCTGTGGGACCTgtcttaaat
This genomic window contains:
- the LOC106451650 gene encoding RNA-binding protein Y14-like — encoded protein: MANIESEAIDFEPEEDDLMDEDAGAADVSPRAAAHPRLRSAIAGANGDSPDRKTKGRGFREERDSDRHRRLSSRDFDSLGSDGGPGPQRSIEGWIILVTGVHEEAQEDDLSNAFGDFGEIKSLHLNLDRRTGFVKGYALVEYEKSEEAQNAIKAMNGAELLTQNVTVDWAFSSGPNAGSYRRKNLRSGRSQRSRSPRRRF